AGGTTGAGCAATGGCAATCTGAATACCGGCCAAAAGACTGCCCAGCGTCTTTTGCGCCGCGAAACCGATTATTATGCCGATTACCCCCGCAGAGGCCAAAAGACTCACGCCAATATGACGTATCTTGTCAAACGTCATCATCATAATAGAAACTGTCAGAATAGCGATGGCGACATTGATTATATCGCCAATAACCCGTATTTGGGTATATACCGCCCTTGCCTGGAGATTATCCCGCTCATCCATCTTATAACGGCTGAGGATAACATCGCGGACAATGTAAGTGGCCTTTATAATAAACCATCCTACGGAAGCGATAACCCACAATTGCAGAATATGGATAACATATATTTTTATATCTTCCGGAAAATGCATCATAGGCAGCATAGAAAGAAGGCAGGCGGCAGGAATTAAAGAAGAAACTGGGCCGATCAAGTACCTAAATCCAAGCAATCTCTTCCAGGAATCTGCCGGGCCCCGGAATTTCTTAATAATAAACGATAAGATAAAACGAATGATAACACCGGTAAAAGCCGCCGTAGCGATTAATATTATTGAAAAATAAATATCTTTCATGGATATCGTCTAGCTCCTTTCATTGCTGCCGCATATAACCGGGCGTATGTGGCGGATCTTGTTCGGCTGGCAGGGATGGGAAGCCCCAGGATCCCGGCACCAACAAGATTGCCCGTAATAAAAAACGCTACCGATATTATGGGGAAGGTGTTTGATTTTTTATTCAACTTTGGTTTTTTCTTCTAGGAAATTAACGGTTACGGCGTACAGCATAGGCGAAAGGTAAAAAATACGCTCTCCACAATGCGTCACTGGATTTGAATTGGTTTTTTTCGAGAAAAAAATCTACGATGGCTTCCCGAACGCGAGTAAGCTCTTTGAGGCGAGATGGGCTTGTAATGTTATCTAGAGACAAATCTATAAGTTCAAGAGCGCGTTCAACCGCCTTTTGGCTATATGCGCTATTGTGCTTTGCCTGCCAGTTCAAAGCGCGTTCTACTTCGCTTCCTATATTCGCCATTTGCTCTAAGAACGGCATATTATTCCAGCGCCCTGAGGCAAGATCTTTGTGTTGATAATTCACCTCTTAATCCTCCTGAGCGCAATTTCAACTATTTTCTTGCGTATTCCCTCGTCGTCTACCCCCCGACTCCTGTTACCCTGACGCAATAAGCTCCCTATCGACATCAACAACTGCTTTTACCATATTGCCAAATGTATCAGCGGCTATTTTTTTGAGTTCGTCGATCTTTAGAATTTCCGTTATTATTTTCATATTTTGATTATATCTCAAATAAAAACGCCTTGCAATATATTTCGTTGCAAAGCGTTATGGGGCCATCCCAAAACTAAATAGTATTCCGATTAATCCAAGAATGATGTTTTGAACAAATGTAATTACCGGACTCAAAATTCCAGTCCAAAGCAAGATAACAATTATAAAAAAACCATACGGTTCGAGTCTGGCAAGCTTATACTTGGCATCATAAGGCAGAAATTCCATAAGAACGCGGGATCCGTCCAGGGGCGGTATAGGTATCAGATTAAAAGATCCCAGTATAATGTTTATTCTTGCTGTAATGAGAAGCACCGGCGCAAAAAAATAATTTGTGCGAAAAGTGTAAAAATGCAGCAAAAATAACGCAATTGTTGCAATAAGTATATTTGTTACGCACCCCGCCAAAGAAACAGCAATAATAGCTCTACGGGAACTACCCAGGTTTCTATAGTCTACGGGCACTGGCTTTGCCCATCCAAACCCTATAAAAAAAAGAGCAAGTGTCCCCATTGGATCAAGATGAGATTTGGGGTTGAGCGATAATCTACCGGAGCGTTTCGCCGTATCATCACCAAACAGTGAGGCAACCCAACCATGCGCCATCTCGTGAGCGATAATCGAATAAAGAAGCAACGGAATTAATAGAAAAAACGCTATTGGTTCTCTAAGTAAAAGTGATAATAATCCCATATGATGTCACTTTCTAGGACGGCACCGTATTCTCTTTACGCCCCCTTCTTCACTTTTATTATATTCCAAAACAAAACCCCACGCAAGTATTTTACTCGCATAGGGTTATGTTTTACTGTTTTTTACTGCTTAAGGTATACTTATCGAATCGCTTGTTTCAACATTTAATGCCGAATCATAAATCCATCCGGACAACTCTATATTTGTAACTGT
The sequence above is drawn from the Candidatus Omnitrophota bacterium genome and encodes:
- a CDS encoding site-2 protease family protein, whose protein sequence is MGLLSLLLREPIAFFLLIPLLLYSIIAHEMAHGWVASLFGDDTAKRSGRLSLNPKSHLDPMGTLALFFIGFGWAKPVPVDYRNLGSSRRAIIAVSLAGCVTNILIATIALFLLHFYTFRTNYFFAPVLLITARINIILGSFNLIPIPPLDGSRVLMEFLPYDAKYKLARLEPYGFFIIVILLWTGILSPVITFVQNIILGLIGILFSFGMAP
- a CDS encoding mechanosensitive ion channel family protein, which produces MKDIYFSIILIATAAFTGVIIRFILSFIIKKFRGPADSWKRLLGFRYLIGPVSSLIPAACLLSMLPMMHFPEDIKIYVIHILQLWVIASVGWFIIKATYIVRDVILSRYKMDERDNLQARAVYTQIRVIGDIINVAIAILTVSIMMMTFDKIRHIGVSLLASAGVIGIIIGFAAQKTLGSLLAGIQIAIAQPIRIDDVVIVEGEWGWIEEITLTYVVVRIWDLRRLVVPISYFIEKPFQNWTRISADLLGYIYLYVDYAMPVQEVRDELTRILSESHYWDKKVNVLQVTNITERTIELRALMSAADSPSSWNLRCEVREKLLVFLQKKFPQFLPRVRVEMEKET